In the genome of Micromonospora sp. Llam0, the window CGGCTTGCGCAACATCGGGGTCTCGCCGTCCGTCGCGGTGCCCTCGATCGCCGGCACGTCCAGCGGCGACGGCAGGTAGTCGACCACCGCGTCCAGCATCGGCTGGACGCCCTTGTTCTTGAACGCCGAACCGCACAGCACCGGGTTGCCCAGGTCGGCGAGCGTAGCCCGGCGGATCGCCGCCTTGATCTCGTCGACCGACAACTCCTCACCCTCGAGGTACTTCTCCATGACGGAGTCGTCCACGTCGGCGAGGGTCTCCAGCAGCTTCTCCCGCCACTCGGCGGCCGAGTCGGCGAGGTCGGCCGGGATCTCCTCGACCGCGTAGTCCTCGCCCTTCTGAGTATCCCCACGCCAGGTGAGCGCCCGCATCTCGACCAGGTCGACGACGCCGATGTGGTCGCCTTCGAGGCCGATCGGGATCTGCAGCACCAGCGGGGTGGCGTTGAGCCGGTCCACCATCATCTGTACGCAGCGGAAGAAGTCGGCACCGGTCCGGTCCAGCTTGTTGACGAAGCACATCCGGGGGACCTTGTACTTGTCCGCCTGCCGCCACACGTTCTCGGTCTGCGGCTCCACGCCGGCCACGCCGTCGTAGACCGCGACCGCACCATCGAGCACCCGCAACGACCGCTCGACCTCGACCGTGAAGTCGACGTGGCCCGGCGTGTCGATGATCTGGATCGTGTGGCCCTTCCACTCACACTTGGTGGCGGCGGAGGTGATGGTGATGCCCCGCTCCTGCTCCTGCTCCATCCAGTCCATGACGGCGGCACCGTCGTGGACCTCACCGATCTTGTAGGTGATACCGGTGTAGAACAGGATCCGCTCAGTGGTCGTGGTCTTACCGGCATCGATGTGCGCCATGATGCCGATGTTGCGTACCTTGGCGAGCGCGTCTACGGCGGCCACTTCAATCCCTACTTCGTCTCGTCGTCGACTGTGTCTGCGCGGCTGTGCCGGCGGGCATGACAGCGGCCTACCAGCGGTAGTGGGCGAAGGCCTTGTTGGACTCCGCCATCTTGTGGGTGTCCTCGCGGCGCTTGACCGCCGCGCCGAGACCGTTGCTCGCGTCCAGCAGCTCGTTCATCAGCCGCTCGATCATCGTCTTCTCCCGGCGCGCCTTGGAGTACTGGACGAGCCAGCGCAGCCCGAGGGTGGTCGCCCGGGACGGACGGACCTCCACCGGCACCTGGTACGTCGCGCCACCGACCCGGCGGCTGCGGACCTCCAGGGTCGGCTTCACGTTGTCCATGGCGCGCTTGAGGGTGACGACCGGATCGGTGCCGGACTTCTCCCGGCAGCCCTCCAGTGCGCCGTAGACGATCCGCTCGGCGAGCTGACGCTTGCCCCGCATCAGGATCTTGTTGACCAACTGGGTTACCAGCGGCGAGTTGTACACCGGGTCCGCGACCAGCGGGCGACGCGGAGCAGGGCCTTTACGCGGCATCTCAGCTCTTCTCCTTCTTCGCGCCGTAGCGGCTGCGAGCCTGCTTGCGGTTGCGGACACCCTGGGTGTCCAGCGAACCGCGGACGATCTTGTAACGGACGCCCGGAAGGTCCTTCACCCGGCCGCCGCGCACCAGCACGATGGAGTGCTCCTGCAGGTTGTGGCCGACGCCGGGGATGTAGGCGGTCACCTCGATCTGGCTGCTCAGCTTCACCCGAGCGACCTTGCGCAGCGCGGAGTTCGGCTTCTTGGGGGTGGTGGTGTACACACGGGTGCACACGCCACGACGCTGCGGGCTGCCCTTGAGCGCCGGCGTCTTGGTCTTGCTCGTCTTGTCCTGGCGGCCCTTGCGGACCAGCTGCTGGATCGTTGGCACCGGGTTCCTTTGCTCCCTCCGGCCGCACGGGCGGCCGCACTTTTCCTCAGCCGCCCCGCAGGCCGACTCTCCTACATTCCGACCGGCCACCCGCCAGGGCACCGGCACCCGCGGTCGGGCGTGTCGCCCGCACGCGGACCCGGCCGTCAGCTGTCAACCACCGGGATCTGCACTCCGCCGTTGCGCTGCTCGATGACCATCGGCTGGATCGGGCGCACGCACGACTTGCCCGGGCAGGCCGGGCACAAGAGGATAGAGTACCCACCACGCGCGCGCAGGTCAAAACGGCGGCACCGAACTCCTGACCCCGGCCCCGCAATCTCGGAACCCGAACCCCGGACCTCGGATCGGCCGTCTGGCTGCTCCGCCCGCAGCGGACCGCTCCGGTCACCAAGTGTACCGGTTCGCCCGGGTGCCGGCCCGGCGGGCGGCGTACTGGCACGTGCCGGGTGCTCCTGCGGATGTCAGGCGGCGACCAACAGGAGCGCGAGGGCGAAGCTGAACAGGGTCACCGCCAGCCCCGCCCCGCCGCAGCTGATTCCGGCGATGGCCAGACCACGGCCGGTGAACCGCACCGCCGGCGGTGGCGCGGTCTGCCGGACCTGGCGCAGCCCGAGCAGGCCCAGACCGACGGCCGCCGCCCCGAAGGCGACGCCGAGCAGGGTGAACGCCCCGGCCGCCCAACCGCCCCAGCCGCCGTCCGCGCCGGCCAAGCCCAGGCAGCCGACGGCGAGCGACACCAGTGCCGAGATGACCCCGGCGATCAACGACGTCACCGCCAGGCCGGACACCACCGGCCGCACCTCCAGGTGCACCAGCCCGAAACTCGTGCCGGGCACCTGCTCCACCCGCCGGGGTGACAGCCGTCCCTCCGGCGGTGGCGGGGCCACCGGTCGGGCACCGGCCGGCGGACCGGCCGGCGGCGCTGCGGTCCCGTACCCCGGGAACTGGGTCACCTGCGTTCCTCCTCGTCCTGCGACCGGCCCGGTGCCGCCACGGTCAGTCGATGCCGGGGCCGAAGTCCTGCCCGACCGGGCCGGTGGCCCAGTCGAAGATGCCGAGCACCAGCGCCAGGGTCAGCGTCCCGGCGGCGAGGAGCAGGCCCGTCCAGGCCAGGCGTTCACCACGGCGCAGCCAGCCCGCCCCGGTCAGATAACCCCGCGACGAGTACGCCTCCCGGCGCGCCTGGCGGGCGAGCAGCAGTGCCACCATGGCCGGTACCACGCCGCCGACCAGCAGCCCGGTGATCGCCGCGACCAGCCCGAGCGCGAAGACGGCTCCGGCCTTCGTGGACCGCACCGGGTCGGGATCCGCCGGATGCCGTGGCGTCGGGTGCACGGCCTGGGGCACCGGGGTCAGCTGCACGGTGCCAGCCTACAAGTTGAAGGCGCCTGTCCCGCCGCGGTCGCGGCGGGACAGGCGCCCGGACAGTCGTACCTGCCGTTGATCAGCGGTAGGAACCGAAATCGAAGTCGTCCAGCGGTACGGCCTGCCCGCTGGCCGGCCCGAACCCGTAGTCGGTCTCCGGGTAGCCGGTCATCGAGTAGACCTTCGCCTTCGCTTCCTCGGTCGGCTCGACCCGGATGTTGCGGTACTTGCTGATGCCGGTACCGGCCGGGATGAGCTTACCGATGATCACGTTCTCCTTGAGGCCGATCAGCGAGTCGCTGCGGGCGTTGATCGCCGCGTCGGTCAGCACCCGGGTGGTCTCCTGGAAGGAGGCCGCCGAGAGCCAGGAGTCGGTGGCCAGCGACGCCTTGGTGATGCCCATGAGCATCGGCCGACCGGCGGCGGGCTCGCCGCCTTCGGAGACGAGCCGGCGGTTCTCCGACTCGAAGACCGCGCGGTCGACGAGCACACCGGGCAGCAGTTCGGTGCCGCCGGAGTCGATGACCGTCACCCGCTTGAGCATCTGCCGGATGATGATCTCGATGTGCTTGTCGTGGATCAGCACACCCTGCGAGCGGTAGACCTCCTGGACCTCCTGGGTCAGGTGGACCTGGACCGCCCGCGGGCCGAGGATCCGCAGCAGTTCGTGCGGATCGATGGTGCCCTCGGTGAGCTTCTCGCCGACGGTGACGTGGTCACCGTCGTGCACCCGCAGCCGGACCCGCTTGGAGACCTTGTCGTGGACGATCTCGTCGCTGCCGTCGTCCGGGATGACGACGATCTTCCGGGACCGCTCGCCGTCCTCGATCCGCACCCGGCCCGGGGTGTCGGCGATCGGCGCCTTGCCCTTCGGCACCCGGGCCTCGAAGATCTCCTGCACCCGGGGCAGACCCTGGGTGATGTCCTCACCGGCGACACCACCGGTGTGGAAGGTACGCATCGTCAGCTGCGTGCCCGGCTCACCGATCGACTGGGCGGCGATGATGCCGACCGCCTCGCCGATGTCCACCGTCTTGCCGGTGGGCAGCGAACGCCCGTAGCAGGCGCCGCAGACGCCCAGCTTCGACTCGCAGGTGAGCACGCTGCGTACCCGCACCGTCTCGACCCCGGCGGCGACCAGCTTGTCCACCAGGATCGAGTTGAGGTCCGCGCCGCGCTCGACCACGACCTCGCCGTCGGCACCCTTGATGTCCTCGGCGAGGGTACGGGCGTGCACCCCGGTCTCGGCGAACTCGTGCACCATCAGCTTGCCGTCGAGCCGCTCGCCGACCTGCATGGTGATCGCCCGGTCGGTGCCGCAGTCCTCCTCACGGATGATGACGTCCTGCGACACGTCGACCAGTCGACGGGTCAGGTAACCGGAGTCGGCGGTCCGCAGCGCGGTGTCGGCCAGACCCTTACGGGCACCGTGGGTGGAGATGAAGTACTCCAGTACCGACAGACCCTCCCGGTAGCTCGACTTGATCGGCCGCGGGATGATCTCGCCCTTCGGGTTGGCCACCAGACCACGGATCGCCGCGATCTGCCGCAGCTGCAGCAGGTTGCCTCGGGCACCCGAGTGGATCATCTTCCACAGCGGGTTCTCCTGGGGCAGCGAGGTCTCCAGATCCTTGGCGATCTCGTTGGTCGCCTTGGTCCAGATCTCGATCAGCTCACCGCGCCGTTCTTCGCCGGTCATCAGACCACGCTGGTACTGCTTGTCGATCCGGGCGGCCTCCGCCTCGTACCGCTCCAGGGTCTCCTGCTTGTGCGGCGGCGCGACGACGTCCTGCATGCCGATGGTCACGCCGGACCAGGTGGCCCAGTGGTAGCCGGCCTCCTTGAGCCCGTCCAGGGTGGCGGCGAGGGCCACCTTCGGGAACCGCTCGGCCAGGTCGTTGACGATCGCCGACAGCTGGCTCTTGCGGACCTCGTAGTTGACGAACCGGTAGCCGACCGGCATGACCTCGTTGAACAGCACCCGGCCGAGGGTGGTGTCGACGATCAGCGGCTCGCCGGGCTGCCACCCCTCGGGTGCCGCCCAGCGGGACGCGCCGGCGCCGTTGTCGACCTCGACCACGCCCCGCAGCCGGATCCGGACCGGCGACTGCAGGTCCAGTTCACCGTTGTCGAACGCCATCCGGGCCTCGGCGTCCGAGCTGAACACCCGGCCCTCGCCGAGCAGACCCTCGGTCCGGTGGGTGAGGTGGTACAGCCCGATGATCATGTCCTGGGTCGGCATGGTCACCGGCTTGCCGTCGGACGGCTTGAGGATGTTGTTCGACGACAGCATCAGGATCCGGGCCTCGGCCTGCGCCTCGGCCGACAGCGGTACGTGCACCGCCATCTGGTCACCGTCGAAGTCGGCGTTGAAAGCGGTGCAGACCAACGGGTGGATCTGGATCGCCTTGCCCTCGACCAGCTGCGGCTCGAACGCCTGGATACCGAGGCGGTGCAGGGTCGGCGCCCGGTTGAGTAGCACCGGGTGCTCGGAGATGACCTCTTCGAGCACGTCCCACACGACCGGCCGCTGCCGCTCGACCATCCGCTTGGCGGACTTGATGTTCTGCGCGTGGTTGAGATCCACCAGGCGCTTCATCACGAACGGCTTGAACAGCTCCAGCGCCATCTGCTTGGGCAGACCGCACTGGTGCAGCTTGAGCTTCGGGCCGACGACGATGACCGACCGGCCGGAGTAGTCGACCCGCTTGCCGAGCAGGTTCTGCCGGAACCGGCCCTGCTTGCCCTTGAGCATGTCGGACAGCGACTTCAGCGGACGGTTACCCGGGCCGGTGACCGGCCGGCCGCGGCGGCCGTTGTCGAACAGCGCGTCGACGGCCTCCTGCAGCATCCGCTTCTCGTTGTTGACGATGATCTCGGGTGCGCCGAGGTCGATCAGCCGCTTGAGCCGGTTGTTCCGGTTGATCACCCGGCGGTACAGGTCGTTGAGGTCGCTGGTGGCGAACCGGCCACCGTCGAGCTGCACCATCGGGCGCAGGTCCGGCGGGATCACCGGTACGCAGTCGAGGACCATGCCACCGGGCGAGTTGCGGGTGCTGAGGAACGCGGCGACCACCTTGAGCCGCTTCAGCGCCCGGATCTTGCGCTGGCCCTTGCCGCTACGGATGATCTCCCGCAGGTTGTCCGCCTCGGCGTCCAGGTCCATGTGCTGCAGCAGGGTCTTGATCGCCTCGGCGCCCATCCCGCCGGTGAAGTACTCACCGAACCGGTCGCGCAGCTCCCGGTACAGCAACTCGTCGGTGACCAGCTGCTTCGGCTCCAGCTTGCGGAAGGTGTCGAGCACCTCGTCGAGCCGGTCGATCTCGCGCTGCGCCCGGTCGCGGATCTGGCGCATCTCCCGCTCGCCGGACTCCTTGACCTTGCGGCGTACGTCGGCCTTGGCGCCCTCGGCCTCCAGCTCGGCCAGGTCGGCCTCCAGCTTGGCGGCCCGCTTCTCGATCTCCGAGTCGCGGCTGTTCTCCGACTGGCGCTTCTCCGCGAAGATCTCGTTCTCGATCGTCGACATGTCGCGGTGGCGCGCCTCGGCGTCCACCCCGGTCACCACGTACGACGCGAAGTAGATGATCTTTTCCAGGTCCTTCGGCGCCAGGTCGAGCAGGTAGCCGAGCCGGCTCGGGACGCCCTTGAAGTACCAGATGTGGGTGACCGGAGCGGCGAGCTCGATGTGCCCCATCCGCTCGCGACGGACCTTCGATCGGGTCACCTCGACGCCGCACCGCTCACAGATGATGCCCTTGAAGCGGACGCGCTTGTACTTGCCGCAGTAGCACTCCCAGTCCCGCTGCGGACCGAAGATCTTCTCGCAGAAGAGCCCGTCCTTCTCCGGCTTGAGGGTGCGGTAGTTGATCGTCTCGGGCTTCTTGACCTCGCCGTGGGACCACTGACGGATGTCGTCGGCGGTGGCGAGACCGATGCGCAACTCGTCGAAGAAGTTGACGTCGAGCACGTTTCGTGTCCCCTATGTCGTCGTCGCTACTGCTGGTTCACGGGGCCCCGGTCGGCGGCCCTGGGGTCAGGGCCGCCGACCGCGCCTCACACTTCCTCGACCGAGCTCGGCTCCCGCCGGGACAGGTCGATACCGAGTTCCTCCGCGGCCCGGAACACCTCGTCGTCGGTCTCGCGCATCTCCAGGGCCACGCCGTCGCTGGACAGCACCTCGACGTTGAGGCACAGCGACTGCAGCTCCTTGAGCAGCACCTTGAACGACTCCGGGATGCCCGGCTCGGGGATGTTCTCGCCCTTGACGATCGCCTCGTAGACCTTGACCCGGCCCAGGACGTCGTCCGACTTGATGGTGAGCAGCTCCTGCAGCGCGTAGGCGGCACCGTAGGCCTGCATCGCCCAGCACTCCATCTCACCGAAGCGCTGGCCGCCGAACTGCGCCTTACCGCCGAGCGGCTGCTGGGTGATCATGGAGTACGGGCCGGTCGACCGCGCGTGGATCTTGTCGTCGACCAGGTGGTTGAGCTTGAGGATGTAGATGTAGCCGACCGCGATCGCGTCCGGCAGCGGCTCACCGGACCGGCCGTCGAACAGCCGGGCCTTGCCCGAGCTGCCGATCAGCTGCACGCCGTCCCGGTTGGGCAGGGTGCTGCCCAGCAGGCCGGTGATCTCCTCCTCGCGGACACCGTCGAAGACCGGGGTCGCGACGTTGGTGTCCGGCTCGGCGTCGTCCGAGCCGATGGCGCGCAGCGCGGCCTTCCACTCGGCGTCGTCGCCCTCGACCTTCCACCCGGTCTTGGCCACCCACCCGAGGTGGGTCTCCAGGATCTGGCCGATGTTCATCCGGCCCGGCACACCGAGCGGGTTGAGCACGATGTCGACCGGCGTGCCGTCGGAGAGGAACGGCATGTCCTCGACCGGCAGGATCTTGGAGATGACGCCCTTGTTGCCGTGCCGGCCGGCGAGCTTGTCGCCGTCCTGGATCTTCCGCTTCTGCGCGACGTAGACCCGGACCAGCTCGTTGACGCCGGGCGGCAGCTCGTCGCCGTCGTCGCGGGAGAAGGTCCGTACGCCGATCACCGTGCCGGTCTCGCCGTGCGGCACCTTCAGCGAGGTGTCCCGGACCTCCCGGGCCTTCTCGCCGAAGATCGCCCGCAGCAGCCGCTCCTCCGGGGTCAGCTCGGTCTCGCCCTTCGGGGTGACCTTGCCGACCAGGATGTCACCGGGAACCACCTCGGCGCCGATCCGGATGATGCCGCGCTCGTCGAGGTCGGCGAGCATCTCCTCGCTGACGTTCGGGATGTCGCGGGTGATCTCCTCCGGACCGAGCTTGGTGTCCCGGGCGTCGACCTCGTGCTCCTCGATGTGGATCGAGGTGAGCACGTCCTGCTGCACCAGCCGCTGGGACAGGATGATGGCGTCCTCGTAGTTGTAGCCCTCCCACGGCATGAACGCCACGAGCAGGTTACGGCCGAGGGCCATCTCGCCGTCGTCGGTGCACGGGCCGTCCGCGATGACCTGGCCGGCCTCGACCCGGTCGCCCTCGAAGACGGTCGGCTTCTGGTTGACGCAGGAGCCGGCGTTGGAGCGACGGAACTTGTGCAGCAGGTACGTCCGGCGGTGGCCGTCGTCCTGGTGCACGGTGACGTAGTCGGCGCACAGGTCCTCGACCACGCCACCGGACTCGGCGATCACCACGTCACCGGCGTCGACCGCGGCGCGGTACTCCATGCCGGTGCCGACCAGCGGGGACTCCGCCTTGACCAGCGGCACCGCCTGGCGCTGCATGTTCGCGCCCATCAGCGCCCGGTTGGCGTCGTCGTGCTCCAGGAACGGGATCATCGCGGTGGCGACGGAGACCATCTGCCGCGGTGAGACGTCCATGTAGTCGACGGCGGCCGGCGGGACGAAGTCGACCTCACCGCCCTTGCGTCGGACCAGGACCCGGTCCTCGGCGAAGGTGCCGTCGGCCATCAGCGGCGCGTTGGCCTGCGCCTTGACGAACCGGTCCTCCTCGTCCGCGGTCAGGTAGTCGATCTGGTCGGTGACCCGGCCGTCGATGACCTTGCGGTACGGGGTCTCGATGAAGCCGAACGGGTTGACCCGTCCGAAGGTGGACAGCGCCCCGATCAGACCGATGTTCGGGCCTTCCGGGGTCTCGATCGGGCACATCCGGCCGTAGTGCGACGGGTGCACGTCACGGACCTCGAAGCCGGCCCGCTCCCGGGACAGACCACCCGGGCCGAGCGCGCTGAGCCGCCGGCGGTGGGTCAACCCGGCCAGCGGGTTGGTCTGGTCCATGAACTGGGACAGCTGCGAGGTGCCGAAGAACTCCTTGATCGCCGCCACCACCGGGCGGATGTTGATCAGGGTCTGCGGCGTGATGGCCTCGACGTCCTGCGTCGTCATCCGCTCACGGACGACCCGCTCCATCCGGGACAGGCCGACCCGTACCTGGTTCTGGATCAGCTCGCCGACGGTACGCAGCCGCCGGTTGCCGAAGTGGTCGATGTCGTCGGCCTCGTAGCCCTCCTCACCGGCGTGCAGCCGGCAGAGGTACTCGACGGTGGCGACGATGTCGTCCTCGGTGAGCGTCCCGGAGTTGATCGGGACGTCGAGGTTGAGCTTCTTGTTGAACTTGTACCGGCCGACCTTGGCGACGTCGTACCGCTTGGGGTTGAAGAACAGGTTGTCGAGCAGCGTCTGCGCGTTCTCGCGGGTCGGCGGCTCACCAGGACGGAGCTTGCGGTAGATGTCGAGCAGCGCCTCGTCCGCCCCGGCGATGTGGTCCTTCTCCAGGGTGGTCATCATCAGCTCGGACCAGCCGAACCGCTCCCGGATCCGGTCGGCGGACCAACCGATGGCCTTGAGCAGGACGGTGACGGCCTGACGCCGCTTACGGTCGATGCGGACACCGACGGTGTCGCGCTTGTCGATGTCGAACTCCAGCCAGGCACCCCGGCTCGGGATCACCTTGACGCTGGACAGGTCGCGGTCGGAGGTCTTGTCCGGCTGCTTGTCGAAGTACACGCCCGGGGACCGGACGAGCTGGCTGACCACCACGCGCTCGGTGCCGTTGATGATGAAGGTGCCCTTCGGCGTCATCATCGGGAAGTCACCCATGAACACCGTCTGGCTCTTGATCTCGCCGGTGGTGTTGTTGGTGAACTCCGCGGTGACGAAGAGCGGTGCGCAGTAGGTCAGGTCCTTCTCCTTGCACTCCTCGATCGAGGCCTTGACCTCGTCGAAGCGCGGGCTGGAGAAGGAGAGCGACATGGTGCCGGAAAAGTCCTCAATGGGACTGATCTCGTCGAGGATCTCCGCGAGGCCGGATCGTGCGTGCGGGTCGTCAGCCGACCGGCCCTGCCAAGCCTCGTTGCCCACCAGCCAGTCGAACGACTCGGTCTGGATGGAGAGAAGGTTGG includes:
- the rpsG gene encoding 30S ribosomal protein S7 — encoded protein: MPRKGPAPRRPLVADPVYNSPLVTQLVNKILMRGKRQLAERIVYGALEGCREKSGTDPVVTLKRAMDNVKPTLEVRSRRVGGATYQVPVEVRPSRATTLGLRWLVQYSKARREKTMIERLMNELLDASNGLGAAVKRREDTHKMAESNKAFAHYRW
- the rpsL gene encoding 30S ribosomal protein S12; this translates as MPTIQQLVRKGRQDKTSKTKTPALKGSPQRRGVCTRVYTTTPKKPNSALRKVARVKLSSQIEVTAYIPGVGHNLQEHSIVLVRGGRVKDLPGVRYKIVRGSLDTQGVRNRKQARSRYGAKKEKS
- a CDS encoding DNA-directed RNA polymerase subunit beta', with product MLDVNFFDELRIGLATADDIRQWSHGEVKKPETINYRTLKPEKDGLFCEKIFGPQRDWECYCGKYKRVRFKGIICERCGVEVTRSKVRRERMGHIELAAPVTHIWYFKGVPSRLGYLLDLAPKDLEKIIYFASYVVTGVDAEARHRDMSTIENEIFAEKRQSENSRDSEIEKRAAKLEADLAELEAEGAKADVRRKVKESGEREMRQIRDRAQREIDRLDEVLDTFRKLEPKQLVTDELLYRELRDRFGEYFTGGMGAEAIKTLLQHMDLDAEADNLREIIRSGKGQRKIRALKRLKVVAAFLSTRNSPGGMVLDCVPVIPPDLRPMVQLDGGRFATSDLNDLYRRVINRNNRLKRLIDLGAPEIIVNNEKRMLQEAVDALFDNGRRGRPVTGPGNRPLKSLSDMLKGKQGRFRQNLLGKRVDYSGRSVIVVGPKLKLHQCGLPKQMALELFKPFVMKRLVDLNHAQNIKSAKRMVERQRPVVWDVLEEVISEHPVLLNRAPTLHRLGIQAFEPQLVEGKAIQIHPLVCTAFNADFDGDQMAVHVPLSAEAQAEARILMLSSNNILKPSDGKPVTMPTQDMIIGLYHLTHRTEGLLGEGRVFSSDAEARMAFDNGELDLQSPVRIRLRGVVEVDNGAGASRWAAPEGWQPGEPLIVDTTLGRVLFNEVMPVGYRFVNYEVRKSQLSAIVNDLAERFPKVALAATLDGLKEAGYHWATWSGVTIGMQDVVAPPHKQETLERYEAEAARIDKQYQRGLMTGEERRGELIEIWTKATNEIAKDLETSLPQENPLWKMIHSGARGNLLQLRQIAAIRGLVANPKGEIIPRPIKSSYREGLSVLEYFISTHGARKGLADTALRTADSGYLTRRLVDVSQDVIIREEDCGTDRAITMQVGERLDGKLMVHEFAETGVHARTLAEDIKGADGEVVVERGADLNSILVDKLVAAGVETVRVRSVLTCESKLGVCGACYGRSLPTGKTVDIGEAVGIIAAQSIGEPGTQLTMRTFHTGGVAGEDITQGLPRVQEIFEARVPKGKAPIADTPGRVRIEDGERSRKIVVIPDDGSDEIVHDKVSKRVRLRVHDGDHVTVGEKLTEGTIDPHELLRILGPRAVQVHLTQEVQEVYRSQGVLIHDKHIEIIIRQMLKRVTVIDSGGTELLPGVLVDRAVFESENRRLVSEGGEPAAGRPMLMGITKASLATDSWLSAASFQETTRVLTDAAINARSDSLIGLKENVIIGKLIPAGTGISKYRNIRVEPTEEAKAKVYSMTGYPETDYGFGPASGQAVPLDDFDFGSYR
- a CDS encoding DNA-directed RNA polymerase subunit beta, giving the protein MAASRPAKTSRTSSAFAPRRISFGRITEHLEVPNLLSIQTESFDWLVGNEAWQGRSADDPHARSGLAEILDEISPIEDFSGTMSLSFSSPRFDEVKASIEECKEKDLTYCAPLFVTAEFTNNTTGEIKSQTVFMGDFPMMTPKGTFIINGTERVVVSQLVRSPGVYFDKQPDKTSDRDLSSVKVIPSRGAWLEFDIDKRDTVGVRIDRKRRQAVTVLLKAIGWSADRIRERFGWSELMMTTLEKDHIAGADEALLDIYRKLRPGEPPTRENAQTLLDNLFFNPKRYDVAKVGRYKFNKKLNLDVPINSGTLTEDDIVATVEYLCRLHAGEEGYEADDIDHFGNRRLRTVGELIQNQVRVGLSRMERVVRERMTTQDVEAITPQTLINIRPVVAAIKEFFGTSQLSQFMDQTNPLAGLTHRRRLSALGPGGLSRERAGFEVRDVHPSHYGRMCPIETPEGPNIGLIGALSTFGRVNPFGFIETPYRKVIDGRVTDQIDYLTADEEDRFVKAQANAPLMADGTFAEDRVLVRRKGGEVDFVPPAAVDYMDVSPRQMVSVATAMIPFLEHDDANRALMGANMQRQAVPLVKAESPLVGTGMEYRAAVDAGDVVIAESGGVVEDLCADYVTVHQDDGHRRTYLLHKFRRSNAGSCVNQKPTVFEGDRVEAGQVIADGPCTDDGEMALGRNLLVAFMPWEGYNYEDAIILSQRLVQQDVLTSIHIEEHEVDARDTKLGPEEITRDIPNVSEEMLADLDERGIIRIGAEVVPGDILVGKVTPKGETELTPEERLLRAIFGEKAREVRDTSLKVPHGETGTVIGVRTFSRDDGDELPPGVNELVRVYVAQKRKIQDGDKLAGRHGNKGVISKILPVEDMPFLSDGTPVDIVLNPLGVPGRMNIGQILETHLGWVAKTGWKVEGDDAEWKAALRAIGSDDAEPDTNVATPVFDGVREEEITGLLGSTLPNRDGVQLIGSSGKARLFDGRSGEPLPDAIAVGYIYILKLNHLVDDKIHARSTGPYSMITQQPLGGKAQFGGQRFGEMECWAMQAYGAAYALQELLTIKSDDVLGRVKVYEAIVKGENIPEPGIPESFKVLLKELQSLCLNVEVLSSDGVALEMRETDDEVFRAAEELGIDLSRREPSSVEEV